A region from the Candidatus Anoxymicrobium japonicum genome encodes:
- a CDS encoding cob(I)yrinic acid a,c-diamide adenosyltransferase translates to MERGLVQLYTGDGKGKTTAAIGLAMRAIGKGFKVLMVQFLKGRPYGEILTAKMLPENFKLVQYGLDTFVKKGETTPEDLELARAGLEFARNGIMNGEYDIVILDEVNVAVELGVLTASEVLPLIDERPDGVEVVLTGRYAPEEFCERADLITEMKKVKHYHDNGVPMREGIEF, encoded by the coding sequence ATGGAGAGAGGGCTCGTTCAATTATATACCGGGGACGGCAAAGGGAAGACGACCGCGGCTATCGGGCTGGCCATGCGGGCGATCGGCAAGGGATTTAAGGTTCTGATGGTTCAGTTCTTGAAGGGGCGGCCGTACGGAGAAATCCTGACCGCGAAAATGCTCCCCGAAAACTTCAAGCTGGTTCAGTACGGGCTCGACACCTTCGTCAAGAAAGGGGAGACCACACCTGAGGATCTCGAGCTGGCGCGCGCTGGGCTGGAATTTGCCAGGAATGGTATCATGAACGGCGAGTACGACATCGTGATTCTGGACGAGGTCAACGTGGCTGTGGAACTGGGCGTGCTGACCGCGAGTGAGGTTCTGCCGCTTATCGATGAGCGTCCCGATGGTGTTGAGGTCGTTCTCACGGGCCGGTACGCTCCCGAGGAGTTTTGCGAGAGGGCGGATCTTATTACTGAGATGAAAAAGGTGAAGCACTACCATGACAATGGTGTCCCCATGCGAGAGGGGATCGAGTTCTAA